From the Mangifera indica cultivar Alphonso chromosome 10, CATAS_Mindica_2.1, whole genome shotgun sequence genome, one window contains:
- the LOC123227692 gene encoding disease resistance protein RGA2-like, with amino-acid sequence MAEGILFSVAGKILEGLGSLLLQESKLAWGVKDEIQKLIKTVNTIKSTLLDAEEQHNKMNQQVTDWIQRLKDAFYDVDDLVDDFSTELRWREVMTGNKLGYEVRIFFSNYNQIAYSLRMAHKIKTIREKLHEIKNDKQFHFSEHLVEKGVISIERETHSFIRVEKVIGRDNDKGKVIKLVLDSNDFVNVSVVTIVGLGGVGKTTLAQLVYNDENVTNYFQLRMWVCVSEDFTVKTIVEKIIKSATRKELGNFHLNELQEFLRKEIDGKRYLLVLDDVWNEKQNKWDELTDLLMNGSKGSKILVTTRGKVVAKVTSKLESYVYTLTGLDEKKSWSLFTQKAFQHGVEPKDSKLVEIGKGIVGKCGGVPLVIMTIAQLLSGNNKEDDWLNFKENEMSKVIKEESDILPLLKLSYDHLPSNLKQCFAYCALFPKDYKIKKQKLIHLWMAQGFIQMSKRECPENVGDKYFLTLLSGSFFQDPEYDRWGNVVACKMHDLMHDLAQLVAGTECTMQTFEKVESVNVRCRHLSLDCGEVKASWKFPAVLYSGNNIRTLLLFCRLNWGFNLDHGDEILTSYAYLRALDFGGLKFHKLLSSNGKLLSLIGELKHLRYLDVSGVDIRILPNSLSRLVNLETLDLSYCSELVELPRHIKKMVNLRHLINKKCDSLTGMPYGLGHLTNLQTLPLFVVSKQSKRKTNHSGTEELHRLNNLRGKLKIKNLKFEASRKSANLEGKQFLWSLTLDWGRSDDREVQGNEGIDEVEVLEGLKPHSNLKKISVRSFMVVKLCDWLLSLTKLTSISIKKCRRCKHIPPLDKLPCLKTLCLSHLDDLEYISDEANKSWSTLPATFFPSLEQFTLCDCPELKGWWRKHDYNDTELPSFPCLSKLDIQNCPNLMFMPLCPSLVELKLLKTSSKPLQRMMTMTLKNKGEPSTSSCFSAPLSNLKSMLMFKIPDLESLPVDALQNLTALVDLKILSCPKISQLDQALKFLPSLQNREITSYEEPEPEWEDICRMGLRFIPDFG; translated from the coding sequence ATGGCTGAAGGCATTCTATTTAGTGTTGCGGGCAAAATCTTGGAAGGGTTGGGATCCTTGCTACTCCAAGAAAGCAAATTGGCATGGGGTGTTAAGGATGAGATTCAAAAACTCATCAAGACTGTCAACACTATCAAATCAACACTTCTTGATGCTGAGGAGCAGCACAACAAAATGAACCAACAGGTAACCGATTGGATCCAAAGGCTTAAAGATGCTTTTTATGATGTAGATGACTTGGTAGATGATTTCTCTACTGAACTTCGATGGCGAGAGGTGATGACTGGAAACAAATTGGGATATGAGGTACGAATCTTTTTCTCCAATTATAATCAAATTGCATATAGTCTTAGAATGGCTCATAAGATTAAGACTATCAGGGAGAAACTCCATGAGATTAAAAATGATAAGCAGTTCCACTTTTCTGAGCACCTTGTTGAAAAGGGAGTCATAAGTATAGAAAGGGAAACTCATTCTTTCATACGTGTAGAAAAGGTAATTGGAAGAGATAATGATAAAGGTAAAGTTATAAAACTTGTATTGGACTCAAATGATTTTGTGAATGTTTCAGTTGTTACCATAGTTGGACTAGGAGGAGTAGGAAAAACCACACTTGCTCAGCTTGTTTATAATGATGAGAATGTCACAAACTATTTTCAGTTAAGGATGTGGGTGTGTGTCTCTGAGGATTTTACTGTAAAGACAATTGtcgaaaagataataaaatctGCAACTCGTAAAGAACTtggaaattttcatttgaacGAATTGCAAGAATTCcttagaaaagaaattgatggGAAAAGATATCTACTAGTTTTGGATGATGTATGGAATGAAAAGCAGAATAAATGGGATGAATTGACTGATCTATTAATGAATGGTTCAAAAGGAAGCAAGATACTAGTTACTACACGTGGTAAAGTAGTTGCTAAGGTTACTAGCAAACTTGAATCTTATGTCTATACCTTGACAGGACTAGATGAAAAAAAGTCTTGGTCTTTGTTTACCCAAAAAGCCTTTCAACATGGTGTGGaaccaaaagattcaaaattagTAGAGATAGGAAAAGGGATTGTAGGAAAGTGTGGTGGAGTTCCTCTTGTCATAATGACAATAGCACAATTACTGTCTGGTAATAATAAGGAAGATGACTGGCTGAATTttaaggaaaatgaaatgtcaaaggtgattaaagaagaaagtgatATTTTACCATTGCTCAAGCTCAGCTATGATCATCTCCCTTCAAACTTGAAACAATGTTTTGCTTATTGTGCATTGTTTCCAAAGGATTATAAGATTAAGAAGCAAAAATTGATTCATCTTTGGATGGCGCAAGGGTTTATTCAAATGTCAAAAAGAGAGTGTCCAGAAAATGTTggagataaatattttttgactcTACTTTCAGGATCATTTTTCCAAGATCCAGAATATGATAGATGGGGCAATGTAGTCGCTTGTAAGATGCATGATCTTATGCATGACCTTGCACAATTGGTTGCAGGAACTGAATGCACCATGCAAACATTTGAAAAGGTTGAAAGTGTGAATGTAAGATGTCGCCATTTATCTCTAGATTGTGGTGAAGTAAAAGCATCATGGAAATTTCCAGCTGTGTTATATAGTGGaaataatataagaactttGCTTTTATTTTGTAGATTAAATTGGGGTTTCAACTTGGATCATggtgatgaaattttaactaGTTATGCTTACTTACGAGCATTGGATTTTGGAgggttaaaatttcataaactgCTGAGTTCAAATGGGAAACTTTTGAGTTTAATTGGTGAATTGAAGCATTTGCGATATCTCGATGTTTCTGGTGTAGATATTAGAATACTTCCTAATTCATTGTCAAGACTAGTAAATCTGGAAACATTAGATCTGTCTTACTGTAGTGAGCTTGTGGAACTACCAagacatattaaaaaaatggtgaACCTTAGACATCTTATAAACAAAAAGTGTGATTCTTTAACTGGAATGCCATATGGACTGGGGCATTTAACTAATCTTCAGACTTTACCACTATTTGTTGTAAGCAAACAGTCCAAAAGAAAAACTAATCATAGTGGGACAGAGGAATTACATCGGCTGAACAACTTGAGAGGAAAACTCaagattaaaaacttaaaatttgaggCAAGTAGAAAGTCGGCCAACTTAGAAGGGAAGCAATTTCTTTGGTCTCTGACATTGGATTGGGGAAGAAGTGATGATAGAGAGGTTCAAGGAAATGAAGGAATAGATGAAGTAGAGGTGTTAGAAGGTCTAAAGCCACACTCAAATCTTAAGAAAATCAGTGTGAGATCATTCATGGTTGTTAAACTGTGTGATTGGCTTTTGTCTCTTACAAAGTTAACTtcaattagtattaaaaaatgtagAAGATGCAAACATATCCCACCATTGGATAAATTGCCATGTCTGAAGACTCTGTGTCTTAGCCATCTAGATGATCTGGAGTATATTTCAGATGAAGCAAATAAGAGTTGGTCCACATTGCCAGCAACATTCTTCCCATCCCTAGAACAATTCACCCTTTGCGATTGTCCTGAACTAAAGGGATGGTGGAGGAAGCATGATTATAATGATACAGAGTTGCCTTCATTTCCTTGTCTTTCCAAATTAGATATCCAAAACTGCCCCAATTTGATGTTCATGCCACTGTGTCCATCTTTGGTAGAATTGAAATTGCTCAAGACTAGCTCGAAACCACTGCAGCGGATGATGACGATGACGTTGAAGAATAAAGGGGAACCATCAACTTCCTCTTGCTTTTCTGCCCCTCTCTCCAATTTAAAGTCAATGCTTATGTTTAAAATTCCTGATCTAGAATCTCTTCCAGTGGATGCCTTGCAAAATCTGACTGCTCTTgtggatttgaaaattttgtcatgTCCAAAAATTAGTCAACTGGATCAAGCATTAAAGTTTCTCCCATCTTTACAAAATCGGGAAATTACATCCTATGAAGAACCTGAGCCGGAATGGGAAGATATTTGTCGTATGGGTCTTCGTTTCATACCCGATTTCGGTTGA